The window CGGCGAAAGCGAGCTGCCCCTCGTCGGTGAGGGTCAACTCCGCCGCCGGAGCGAGGGTGAACAGGAGTAAAAATACGATGACCGCTCTTCTCACGGCACGGGGTCCCAGAGGTGTCCGCGCGCCTCCCGGGCGAAGACGGTGAAGTTCAGCGGTTCCCAGGCGCCGCAGGCCTCGAAGCGCGGGTAACCGTAGGCCTCGAGGACGGCGCCGTAATCGTAGAGAAGGACCGGGTAGCGCGCCGGCGGGATGTGGTTGTTGCAGCGCAGGAGCCGCCCGAAGGCCAGGACCACGCCCTTCGCGGGGCCGTGCGCGGAAACCGCCCCGTAGGCGTAGTTCGAGCAGGTGGGCTCGTAGCGGCAGAAGGAGGCGTTCTGCCCCGTGAGCCAGTACCTCCACAGCCCGAAGAGCGGGGCGAGCGCCTGATGTAAAAATCCATCCGAGCCGCCGGCGGCGGCGTGAACGTCGGCCAGGCCGAGGCGGACCGGACCCGGCGTCTCGGCGAACCCGCCCTCGGGCGGGGCGTAGGGGCCCTGAGCCGCGCAGAACGCAACCAGAACCACCAACAAAACTCGGACCGTTCCAGCCATCCCGTCACCTTCCCGCCGGACCGTCACCCCTTGGCCAAGTATACCAGACCCCGCCCTCCGGTGGCGCGCGGGGACTCTTCCTGGTATAATACGCGGGCTCCGAACCCTCGCTTTTCGCGCACCCTAGAAGAGTCGCATGTTCAACAAGATGCTCATCGCCAACCGCGGCGAGGTGGCTCTACGGATTATCCGCGCCGCCCGAGAGCTCGGCATCCGCACGGTGGCGGTTTACTCCGAGGCCGACCGCGGCGCGCCCCACACCCGCGAGGCCGACGAGGCCATCTGCATCGGACCGCCGCCTCCCGCCAAGAGCTACCTCTCCATCCCCCGCATCATCGCCACCGCGGAAATCACCGACGCCGACGCCATCCACCCCGGCTACGGCTTTCTGGCGGAGAACCCGCACTTCGCGGAAATCTGCGAGGCCTGCCGCGTCACCTTCATCGGCCCCTCGCCCCGCACCATCACCATGATGGGCAACAAGGCCACCGCCCGCAAGACCATGATAGCAGCGGGTGTGCCGGTAGTCCCCGGCTCCGAGGGCGTGATCAAGACCGCCGACGAGGCGGCGTCGGTCGCCGAGGAAATCGAGTACCCGGTCATCGTGAAGGCGGTGGCGGGTGGCGGCGGGCGAGGGATGCGCATCGCCCACACCCCCGTGGCCCTCCTCGGCGCCTTCACCACCGCCCAGACCGAGGCCGAGAACGCCTTCGGTGACGGCAGCGTCTACATCGAGAAGTACGTCGTCAAGCCCCGGCACGTCGAAATTCAGATCGCCGGGGACCGCCACGGCAACGTGGTACACCTGGGCGAGCGCGACTGCTCCATCCAGCGCCGCCACCAGAAGCTCCTCGAGGAATCCCCCAGCCCCGCCGTGGACGCCCTGCTGCGTCAACGGATGGGCGAGGCCGCCGTGAACGCCGCCCAGGCCGCACTTTACCACTCCGCCGGCACCGTCGAGTTCCTCCTCGAAGCGGGCGGCAACTTCTACTTCATGGAGATGAACACCCGCATCCAGGTCGAGCACCCCGTCACCGAGATGCTCACCGGCACCGACCTCGTCCGCGAGCAGATTCTCATCGCCTCCGGGGAGAAGCTCTCCTGGACCCAGGAGGAGATAACCTTCTCCGGCCACGTCATCGAGTGCCGCATCAACGCCGAGGACCCCTTGAGGAATTTCACCCCCAACCCCGGCACCATCACCGACTACAAGGCCCCGACCGGGGAGGGCGTCCGCGTGGACACCTACGCCGAGCCCGGCGCCAATGTCAGCCCGTACTACGATTCGCTGGTGGCCAAGCTCATCGTCAAGGGCGCCGACCGCGCCGACTGCATCGCCAGGATGCGCAAGGCCCTCGGCGAGATCGTCATAGACGGCATCCAGACCACCATCCCCTTCCACCAGGCGCTCCTGGACAACCCCCGCTTCCAGAAGGGCGACTACGACACCGGCTTCCTGGAGGAAGAGAAGATCATCTGATTTTGGGGGCAAGGGGTTTTCCCGGGGGGCCCATATAAAACCCCTTGTCTCCTCCTGAGGTGGGTGATGCGGCTCTTCAAGCGCGCCGGGCAGAAAGGTGAGAGTGTACTATCGGATATTGAACGGATATTGAATTGCAAGGATACTAAAGGATTAACGAAGTATTTTAGGAGTAGATTAATTTGAAGAATGACCTCAAACAAATTGATTTTCTATCTGAAGATTATATAACTCGTCTTAATAATGTAGGTTATGTTGTGGAATTTGCTGATATTGATGGGGTGACTTATTTAAATGGAACAGAATCACCGATACATAATTGGTTTAGATTAACACCAAGTTACTCACCAGAGTTAGTAAATTTCTTTATTGATATTTTTAAATGTAATAGCAATACACTTGTATGCGACCCTTTCCTTGGGAAGGGCACAACAGCAATCGAATTAAAAAAGAGGGGTATCCCCTATGTTGGTATAGAAATTAACCCGTTATTGAAAGAGGCTTCTGAGTGTTGTTTAATGTGGGATATTAGTTTAAGTGAGCTATGTAGTAATAGCATTCTATATCTTAATAAATTACGTGCTCTTATATTAGGCCATAAGAAGGATTCGCTGGAATTAGTTGTAACTAAATATAATATCTCGATTCCATCTATATATAATGTTTATCGCTGGTGGCGAAAATCAGTTCTAAAAGAGTTACTGCTTGCTAAGTATCTATTTACAAAATTGGAAGATAAACGCTTTCAAAAAATCCTGTGGGTTATACTAGCTGATGTTTCATTGAGTTGTGCAAATATCCATCGCAATCATCCAACGATTACTTTTGATGACGATAATAATAATAGAGTGATTGATGTCTTTGCTACCATTGAAGTAAAACTACAAACCGCATATAATGATGTAGAACACATAAAAAAAGAGTACCAAAATACAAGCGAAGGTGATATTATTTGTGGAGATAGCGTATTTATTGACAGTTATTTACATCAGAAAATAAACACAATTATTACATCTCCTCCATACCCGAATAGATTTAGCTATGTGCATCAAACAAGACCGCAACTCTTTTTTCTGGATTTATTCAATAATCCTATACAATCATCTGATCTCGATTTACAATCTATCGGTGGTACATGGGGAGTAGCGACATCTATCTTAGAGAGAGATCATATAATGCCTAATAAGGGTACAGAACGGATACTCAAAGACATTGAGCAGTTAAGAACTAGAAGCAATCTAATGTGTAATTACGCACTTAAGTATTTCAATATGTTAGATACGCATATTGTTAATTTAAAGAACGTTATAGTTCCAGGATTTAGAGGGGCTTACGTTGTCGGTAATTCTCGACTAAAAGGTGTTGAGATTTACACAGATACAATACTAGCTAGATTGTTTGAATTACATGATTTTACAGTAGATAAAATTTATATACTGAGAAAAAGAGGAGGAAGAAAGGAACTTTATGAGACAGCTATTTGCGTGTCTAATTAAACATCAGAAAAATTTTATCAATATGTTTTCTAATAAGTTCCTTTTCCTGTTTTAAGAAGTTAAGAAGATTGAAGCCAGATAGCTTTGTGACAAAATCAAATGATTTTTTTCCTTCAAACAGATTCCAACTTTTTTTCAATCTAGCTACAGGGCTTTCTAGTGATGTATTGCAAAAAATCAGCATTATTGGTTCATATTTTAATAGTTTTAATGCGAATGCCATATTCTCGTCGGCTTGAATCCTTTTTGAATCCCCAATTTGATAACAAGAGCGTACTTCAAATACTATTCCTTGCACATTGGGATTTTTAGTGAGTTTAACCAATTTTGCCTTAGTACAACCAGAATAATTATCAAACCTAATTAAACCATCTGTTGACCTTTCTTGATCTTTATCATCAATTTTAATAGTAACTTTAAACTTCAAATCTCCTGGTGGTACTGATAATTTATGTTCTAAAATAATATGAAACATTTCCTCATACAAATCACCCAGTTTCTTGTGAAGACTTGTTATTAGATTACCACTAATTCTAGCCTTTAAGTACATCTCGTTATTTAAGAAAAATGGATAAAAAGCAGGGTCATTTTGAAGTTTTAATAAAAAATCTTCCATGGTATTAATGTCATCCCATTTTTTAAAGGGATCAAAATCAGTTACTTTTTGTAAATGTTTTTCCAAAGCACTGCGCAGTTTAGCAATCACAATTAAACCCCTTAAAAAAAGCCGTTAGACTAATATCCAGGGCGTTAGTAAACTTCTTGATGTTACCTAAAGAAAGGTTTCTCTTACCTCTCTCAACTAAACTTATGTAGGTCTGGTCAAATCCTGTTAGCTCTGACAATTGTAATTGAGTTAATCCTTTCTCTGTCCTAAGCTCTTTGATCCGTAAACCAAACTGTCGAAGAAGTTCTTTTGTGTCCATCCCCTACTCCTTTACCGTGAAGAACGTATTAAAAATGTACGAACTAAGTAAACAGACAAAGAGTCATATTTGCAAACAGCATAAGACTAAAAGGCTACTCCTTGGAAATAAACCAAGTCTGAGCTCTACCGCAACCGTGTAGACCGTCTTGTCAATGAGCTTTACAATTTGATCAAAGAAAGAGATAAAAATCGTTGAAGATGCGACAAGGAGTAATTGATGCGCGTTGACGTGGCACTGGGGCCGGGGGAGTGGGCGGCGCTCGAGCTGGCCGGGCGGGTTGCCGTGGTCATTGACGTCCTGCGCGCCACGACCACGGTCACCACGGCGCTGGCCAACGGCGCGGCGGCGATCATCCCCTTCGCCGACCTGGGCCTCTGCCGGGCTTATAAGGATAGGAAGCCCGACGTTCTTCTGGGCGGCGAACGGGAAGGCCTCAAGCCACCGGGCTTCGACCTGGGCAACTCGCCCCTGGAGTACACCGCCGAACGTGTGTTCGGCCGGCGCATCGCCTACACCACGACCAACGGCACACTGGCGATGGAGGCCTGCCTGGGGGCGGAGGAGGTCCTCATCGGGGCGCTGGTGAACCGCCGGGCGGTGGCGGAAAGACTGGCCGCGAGCGGCCGGGACGCGACCCTCGAGTGCGCCGGAAAAAGCGGCGCGCCAAACCTCGAGGATACCTACTGCGCGGGTGCTATAATAGACCTGCTGGAGAGCTTGGCCGTCAACGGGGTTGACATCTCCGACCGGGCCCTGATCGCCCTGGCGTTATTCAGGAACCCGAACGCCGGAGCCGTCCTCGAACGTTGTGAGCACGGGCGGGCCCTGGTCGGTCTGGGATTCTCGGACGACGTTGACTACTGCGGGCGCATGGATGTCGTCGGCGTCGTGGGCGTCCTCGAAAACGGGGAGATACGCGCCGCCCGCTGATGGGTGAAATGGACGAGGACCTGCTGTACAAGATAATGGCGGCTATCGCGGGCGATACGACCCACGAGGCCCACTTCAACCGCCTCAACCCCGCCGATGTCGAGGATTCCGACGCCTGCATCATGCTGTCGCTCTTCTACCACCGGCACGACGATTACGGACGGGCCCAGATCTTCGAAGACCAGGCCAGGCTCTTGACCGAAGCCGCCTTCGTCCGCACGCGGTCGAGTCGCGACGACCGCCTCAACCTCAAATCAGGGGTACCGATGTCCGACGATATTATGGACGAGGTCCGCTCGGCTCTGGCCGGCGGTCCCGGAACGCCCGCCGCCAAGTTCGCCCACATCCTGCCCGCCAAGCTCGACGACGTGACGACCTGCAACGCCCTGGGCGATTTGTACGCCAGGATCGGCAACTCGCAGCGGGCCTTCGCTTTCTACCACCGGGCCGCCGAGCTCTACAAGGAGGACGGCTACAACACCAAGGCCATCGCCATCCTGCGCAAGGCCACGCGCCTCGGCTCGCCGCCCGTGGACGCCCTGTGGGAGCTGGGCGAGCTCTACGCCGCCGAGGGCTTCAAGGCCGAAGCCTCCGGGCAGTTTCTCCGCTTCGCCGACTCGAACCGCCGCGCCGGCGACGCCCTGGCCGTCCTGAAGGCCTACGAGCGCATCGTCTCCCTGGACCCGAATAACCCCCACATCGCCGTCATTCTCGCCGATATGTACACCAAGAGCGGGCTGTTGGAGAAGGCCAGACGGGAGTACGAGCGCGCCCTCGACCTCCTGCGCGATCATCAGGAGTTTGAGGAGATCGAGAGGATAACCGAGAAGCTCAATGCCCTTCACGTTCCGCCCGCCGAGCGGCCCGAGGAGACCCGGCCCGTCAGCCGCCGCGAATCCTCCGACCTCATCGTCATCCCCGAGGGCGGGATGGAGCTCGACATCGTGGAGGAGGAGCCCCCGGAAATCATTGTGGAGCCGGAGTACGAGTCCGTATTCGATGAGGAGACCACCGACGAGCTCCTCGAGGAGCCGACCACGGACGAGGGC is drawn from bacterium and contains these coding sequences:
- the yidD gene encoding membrane protein insertion efficiency factor YidD — protein: MAGTVRVLLVVLVAFCAAQGPYAPPEGGFAETPGPVRLGLADVHAAAGGSDGFLHQALAPLFGLWRYWLTGQNASFCRYEPTCSNYAYGAVSAHGPAKGVVLAFGRLLRCNNHIPPARYPVLLYDYGAVLEAYGYPRFEACGAWEPLNFTVFAREARGHLWDPVP
- a CDS encoding tetratricopeptide repeat protein, yielding MDEDLLYKIMAAIAGDTTHEAHFNRLNPADVEDSDACIMLSLFYHRHDDYGRAQIFEDQARLLTEAAFVRTRSSRDDRLNLKSGVPMSDDIMDEVRSALAGGPGTPAAKFAHILPAKLDDVTTCNALGDLYARIGNSQRAFAFYHRAAELYKEDGYNTKAIAILRKATRLGSPPVDALWELGELYAAEGFKAEASGQFLRFADSNRRAGDALAVLKAYERIVSLDPNNPHIAVILADMYTKSGLLEKARREYERALDLLRDHQEFEEIERITEKLNALHVPPAERPEETRPVSRRESSDLIVIPEGGMELDIVEEEPPEIIVEPEYESVFDEETTDELLEEPTTDEGTGVILYASFDKIIGEFKQAMSTLTEGDDPQGHYDLGIAYKEMGMLNEAIIELQAASRHTEFQTKALPVLADCFVDKKMPELAVKQLERAITLTDSEQELLAMHYQAAMLCLQLDRRPEAVKHLRDCFSMDAGYLDVARRLDRLTKK
- a CDS encoding DNA methyltransferase — protein: MKNDLKQIDFLSEDYITRLNNVGYVVEFADIDGVTYLNGTESPIHNWFRLTPSYSPELVNFFIDIFKCNSNTLVCDPFLGKGTTAIELKKRGIPYVGIEINPLLKEASECCLMWDISLSELCSNSILYLNKLRALILGHKKDSLELVVTKYNISIPSIYNVYRWWRKSVLKELLLAKYLFTKLEDKRFQKILWVILADVSLSCANIHRNHPTITFDDDNNNRVIDVFATIEVKLQTAYNDVEHIKKEYQNTSEGDIICGDSVFIDSYLHQKINTIITSPPYPNRFSYVHQTRPQLFFLDLFNNPIQSSDLDLQSIGGTWGVATSILERDHIMPNKGTERILKDIEQLRTRSNLMCNYALKYFNMLDTHIVNLKNVIVPGFRGAYVVGNSRLKGVEIYTDTILARLFELHDFTVDKIYILRKRGGRKELYETAICVSN
- a CDS encoding 2-phosphosulfolactate phosphatase codes for the protein MRVDVALGPGEWAALELAGRVAVVIDVLRATTTVTTALANGAAAIIPFADLGLCRAYKDRKPDVLLGGEREGLKPPGFDLGNSPLEYTAERVFGRRIAYTTTNGTLAMEACLGAEEVLIGALVNRRAVAERLAASGRDATLECAGKSGAPNLEDTYCAGAIIDLLESLAVNGVDISDRALIALALFRNPNAGAVLERCEHGRALVGLGFSDDVDYCGRMDVVGVVGVLENGEIRAAR
- a CDS encoding helix-turn-helix transcriptional regulator; amino-acid sequence: MDTKELLRQFGLRIKELRTEKGLTQLQLSELTGFDQTYISLVERGKRNLSLGNIKKFTNALDISLTAFFKGFNCDC
- the accC gene encoding acetyl-CoA carboxylase biotin carboxylase subunit codes for the protein MFNKMLIANRGEVALRIIRAARELGIRTVAVYSEADRGAPHTREADEAICIGPPPPAKSYLSIPRIIATAEITDADAIHPGYGFLAENPHFAEICEACRVTFIGPSPRTITMMGNKATARKTMIAAGVPVVPGSEGVIKTADEAASVAEEIEYPVIVKAVAGGGGRGMRIAHTPVALLGAFTTAQTEAENAFGDGSVYIEKYVVKPRHVEIQIAGDRHGNVVHLGERDCSIQRRHQKLLEESPSPAVDALLRQRMGEAAVNAAQAALYHSAGTVEFLLEAGGNFYFMEMNTRIQVEHPVTEMLTGTDLVREQILIASGEKLSWTQEEITFSGHVIECRINAEDPLRNFTPNPGTITDYKAPTGEGVRVDTYAEPGANVSPYYDSLVAKLIVKGADRADCIARMRKALGEIVIDGIQTTIPFHQALLDNPRFQKGDYDTGFLEEEKII